A genome region from Gouania willdenowi chromosome 9, fGouWil2.1, whole genome shotgun sequence includes the following:
- the tmc1 gene encoding transmembrane channel-like protein 1 isoform X1 — protein MSQDSLDSLVTSENDIDIRLDVDDEYEQERQSGRRRKRRRRSGDKKEKKKKHQRRRSSSSARDGREERQTKKRESSKKQREKHFKERTTERNEEEAQTSSVKATKTNKNINNEKTRKTKTAERETEKRNEKKMDKSPKTIERKESEGKNTDKSKERKKHKKVQNSSDEEKTKEESEEDKEEQEELDKEQEEVRSECLSPEELEKLKEAVDERKKLIQSLRVKPWPMKKKLVSLRESQEFVEKYEGALGKGKGRKIYAYKVIMTKKWMKFERDFENFKTTLIPWEMKIKEIESHFGSSVASYFIFLRWMYGINMILFCLTFGLVMVPEALMGRPYGSIPRKTVPRAEEASAMDFAVLWDFGGYAQYSVLFYGFYNNQRAIGWLKFRMPLSYFLVGVGTVAYSYMVVIRTMARNANESGIGDDNSFNFSWKMFTSWDYLIGNTETADNKFASITTSFKEAILEEQESRKDDNIHLTRFLRVLANFLVLCCLAGSGYLIYFVVRRSQKFALDGLENHTWWERNEVNMVMSLLGMFCPMLFDVISTLENYHPRVALQWQLGRIFALFLGNLYTFIIALMDEINLKVRSTLKGDLDRNAPAFITWTVYICQRKEEMIVKYNITTWENSFNGTVSENSTATPISLHPADVPRGPCWETMVGQEFVRLIISDTMTTYITLLIGDFLRAVLVRFLNHCWCWDLEAGFPSYSEFDVSGNVLGLIFNQGMIWMGAFYAPCLPALNLLRLHISMYLQCWAVMCCNVPQERVFKASGSNNFYMAMLLVILFLSTLPAIYTIVTIPPSFDCGPFSGKNRMFDVIHETLESDFPVWFSKVFSYASNPGLVLPFILLMVLAIYYLQSTSKNYKEANVKLKKKLQMQNEENKKKNKRAALKAQMDLEEARKASSQQKHVSPRRHQDVNEIHCSRQRHYYSKNGRNPAPPVGDRSLRRSAPRTYQHVNPGPPGYLPGLPRQSETRMHRVPSLQRH, from the exons ATGTCTCAGGACAGTCTGGACAGTCTCGTCACCTCTGAAAATGACA TTGACATTAGACTGGATGTAGATG ATGAATATGAGCAGGAAAGACAGAGtggcagaagaagaaaaagaagaagaaggagcggggataaaaaagaaaagaagaagaagcatcaGAGAAGGAGAAGCTCATCCTCAGCAAGAGACGGTAGAGAGGAAAGGCAGACTAAGAAAAGAGAGAGCAGCaagaaacaaagagaaaaacattttaaagagagAACTACAGAAAGGAATGAGGAGGAGGCTCAAACATCAAGTgtcaaagcaacaaaaactaataagaatataaacaatgaaaaaacaagaaaaacaaagactgcagagagagaaactgaaaaaagaaatgaaaagaagATGGATAAAAGTCCCAAAACCATAGAAAGGAAGGAGTCTGAAGGTAAAAATACAGATAAAtccaaagaaaggaaaaagcaCAAGAAGGTTCAAAACAG TTCAGATGAGGAGAAAACCAAAGAAGAGAGTGAGGAGGATAAGGAGGAACAGGAGGAGCTAGATAAAGAGCAGGAAGAGGTTAGATCTGAGTGTCTGTCACCGGAGGAACTGGAAAAGCTGAAGGAGGCAGTTGACGAGAGGAAGAAGCTCATTCAAAGTCTGAGAGTGAAACCATGGCCAATGAAGAAGAAACTTGTTTCCTTACG gGAGTCTCAGGAGTTTGTAGAGAAATACGAAGGAGCATTGGGCAAAGGTAAAGGCCGGAAAATATACGCCTACAAAGTTATCATGACCAAG AAATGGATGAAGTTTGAACGAGACTTTGAAAACTTCAAAACCACCTTAATTCCATGGGAGatgaaaataaaggaaattgAAA GCCACTTTGGCTCCTCCGTTGCCTCCTACTTTATCTTTCTGCGGTGGATGTACGGAATCAATATGATATTGTTTTGCCTGACATTTGGCTTGGTAATGGTACCAGAG GCATTAATGGGTCGGCCTTATGGAAGCATTCCTAGAAAGACTGTCCCTCGAGCCGAAGAGGCCAGTGCCATGGACTTTGCTGTTCTGTGGGACTTTGGG GGTTACGCTCAGTATTCTGTCCTCTTCTATGGCTTCTACAACAACCAGCGTGCAATTGGCTGGCTTAAGTTTCGTATGCCTCTGTCATACTTTCTGGTTGGTGTAGGCACAGTAGCCTACAGCTACATGGTGGTCATACGAAC GATGGCCCGTAATGCAAATGAATCTGGGATTGGAGATGACAACAGCTTCAACTTCAGCTGGAAGATGTTCACTAGTTGGGACTACTTAATTGGAAACACTGAGACTGCTGACAACAAGTTTGCTTCCATCACAACCAGCTTCAAG GAGGCAATCCTAGAAGAGCAAGAGAGCCGGAAGGATGACAACATCCATCTGACTCGTTTCCTGCGAGTGCTTGCCAACTTTCTGGTCCTGTGCTGCTTGGCCGGTAGCGGATACCTCATTTACTTTGTGGTGCGTCGCTCTCAGAAGTTTGCCCTTGATGGACTAGAAAACCACACCTGGTGGGAAAGAAATGAg GTAAACATGGTCATGTCTTTACTGGGAATGTTCTGTCCAATGCTGTTTGATGTTATCAGCACCTTGGAGAACTATCACCCTCGAGTCGCTCTACAGTGGCAGCTGGGTCGCATCTTTGCCCTCTTCTTAGGTAACCTCTACACCTTCATCATCGCACTCATGGATGAGATCAACCTGAAAGTAAGATCAACCTTAAAGGGTGATTTGGACCGTAACGCTCCAGCATTCATAACTTGGACTGTGTATATATGTCAGagaaaggaggagatgatagtGAAGTACAATATCACTACGTGGGAAAACAGTTTTAATGGCACGGTATCAGAAAACAGCACAGCTACACCCATCAGCCTCCACCCTGCTGATGTCCCCCGAGGGCCTTGCTGGGAGACCATGGTGGGGCAG GAGTTCGTCCGGCTTATCATATCTGACACAATGACAACCTACATCACACTGCTGATTGGGGATTTCCTGAGAGCCGTGCTTGTTCGATTTCTTAACCATTGCTGGTGTTGGGACCTCGAGGCTGGATTT ccatCCTACTCCGAGTTTGATGTCAGTGGAAATGTTCTGGGTTTGATCTTTAATCAAGGCATGATATG GATGGGAGCCTTCTACGCTCCCTGCCTACCTGCCCTTAACCTCCTCCGTCTCCACATCTCCATGTACCTGCAGTGTTGGGCTGTGATGTGCTGTAATGTACCACAGGAGAGGGTCTTTAAAGCCTCTGGCTCCAATAATTTTTACATGGCCATGTTGCTGGTAAtcctgtttttgtccactctaccTGCCATTTACACCATTGTCACCATCCCTCCATCCTTTGACTGTGGACCCTTCAG TGGGAAGAACCGCATGTTTGATGTGATCCATGAGACGTTGGAGTCTGACTTCCCAGTCTGGTTTAGTAAAGTGTTCAGCTATGCCTCCAACCCTGGGCTGGTGTTACCCTTCATTTTACTCATGGT ACTGGCTATTTATTATTTGCAATCCACATCTAAAAACTACAAAGAAGCTAATGTGAAACTGAAGAAAAAGCTGCAAAtg caaaatgaggaaaacaagaagaaaaacaaaagagcaGCGCTGAAGGCCCAGATGGACCTGGAAGAGGCCAGAAAAGCATCATCACAACAGAAACACGTTTCACCACGGAGGCACCAGG ATGTTAATGAAATCCACTGCAGCAGACAAAGGCACTATTATTCTAAAAATGGGCGTAACCCTGCTCCTCCTGTTGGAGACAGATCACTGCGTCGGTCTGCACCCAGGACCTACCAGCATGTTAACCCCGGTCCTCCTGGTTACCTCCCTGGCCTCCCCCGTCAAAGTGAGACCAGGATGCACAGAGTACCAAGCCTTCAGAGACACTGA
- the tmc1 gene encoding transmembrane channel-like protein 1 isoform X3 gives MSQDSLDSLVTSENDIDIRLDVDDEYEQERQSGRRRKRRRRSGDKKEKKKKHQRRRSSSSARDGREERQTKKRESSKKQREKHFKERTTERNEEEAQTSSVKATKTNKNINNEKTRKTKTAERETEKRNEKKMDKSPKTIERKESEGKNTDKSKERKKHKKVQNSSDEEKTKEESEEDKEEQEELDKEQEEVRSECLSPEELEKLKEAVDERKKLIQSLRVKPWPMKKKLVSLRESQEFVEKYEGALGKGKGRKIYAYKVIMTKKWMKFERDFENFKTTLIPWEMKIKEIESHFGSSVASYFIFLRWMYGINMILFCLTFGLVMVPEALMGRPYGSIPRKTVPRAEEASAMDFAVLWDFGGYAQYSVLFYGFYNNQRAIGWLKFRMPLSYFLVGVGTVAYSYMVVIRTMARNANESGIGDDNSFNFSWKMFTSWDYLIGNTETADNKFASITTSFKEAILEEQESRKDDNIHLTRFLRVLANFLVLCCLAGSGYLIYFVVRRSQKFALDGLENHTWWERNEVNMVMSLLGMFCPMLFDVISTLENYHPRVALQWQLGRIFALFLGNLYTFIIALMDEINLKRKEEMIVKYNITTWENSFNGTVSENSTATPISLHPADVPRGPCWETMVGQEFVRLIISDTMTTYITLLIGDFLRAVLVRFLNHCWCWDLEAGFPSYSEFDVSGNVLGLIFNQGMIWMGAFYAPCLPALNLLRLHISMYLQCWAVMCCNVPQERVFKASGSNNFYMAMLLVILFLSTLPAIYTIVTIPPSFDCGPFSGKNRMFDVIHETLESDFPVWFSKVFSYASNPGLVLPFILLMVLAIYYLQSTSKNYKEANVKLKKKLQMQNEENKKKNKRAALKAQMDLEEARKASSQQKHVSPRRHQDVNEIHCSRQRHYYSKNGRNPAPPVGDRSLRRSAPRTYQHVNPGPPGYLPGLPRQSETRMHRVPSLQRH, from the exons ATGTCTCAGGACAGTCTGGACAGTCTCGTCACCTCTGAAAATGACA TTGACATTAGACTGGATGTAGATG ATGAATATGAGCAGGAAAGACAGAGtggcagaagaagaaaaagaagaagaaggagcggggataaaaaagaaaagaagaagaagcatcaGAGAAGGAGAAGCTCATCCTCAGCAAGAGACGGTAGAGAGGAAAGGCAGACTAAGAAAAGAGAGAGCAGCaagaaacaaagagaaaaacattttaaagagagAACTACAGAAAGGAATGAGGAGGAGGCTCAAACATCAAGTgtcaaagcaacaaaaactaataagaatataaacaatgaaaaaacaagaaaaacaaagactgcagagagagaaactgaaaaaagaaatgaaaagaagATGGATAAAAGTCCCAAAACCATAGAAAGGAAGGAGTCTGAAGGTAAAAATACAGATAAAtccaaagaaaggaaaaagcaCAAGAAGGTTCAAAACAG TTCAGATGAGGAGAAAACCAAAGAAGAGAGTGAGGAGGATAAGGAGGAACAGGAGGAGCTAGATAAAGAGCAGGAAGAGGTTAGATCTGAGTGTCTGTCACCGGAGGAACTGGAAAAGCTGAAGGAGGCAGTTGACGAGAGGAAGAAGCTCATTCAAAGTCTGAGAGTGAAACCATGGCCAATGAAGAAGAAACTTGTTTCCTTACG gGAGTCTCAGGAGTTTGTAGAGAAATACGAAGGAGCATTGGGCAAAGGTAAAGGCCGGAAAATATACGCCTACAAAGTTATCATGACCAAG AAATGGATGAAGTTTGAACGAGACTTTGAAAACTTCAAAACCACCTTAATTCCATGGGAGatgaaaataaaggaaattgAAA GCCACTTTGGCTCCTCCGTTGCCTCCTACTTTATCTTTCTGCGGTGGATGTACGGAATCAATATGATATTGTTTTGCCTGACATTTGGCTTGGTAATGGTACCAGAG GCATTAATGGGTCGGCCTTATGGAAGCATTCCTAGAAAGACTGTCCCTCGAGCCGAAGAGGCCAGTGCCATGGACTTTGCTGTTCTGTGGGACTTTGGG GGTTACGCTCAGTATTCTGTCCTCTTCTATGGCTTCTACAACAACCAGCGTGCAATTGGCTGGCTTAAGTTTCGTATGCCTCTGTCATACTTTCTGGTTGGTGTAGGCACAGTAGCCTACAGCTACATGGTGGTCATACGAAC GATGGCCCGTAATGCAAATGAATCTGGGATTGGAGATGACAACAGCTTCAACTTCAGCTGGAAGATGTTCACTAGTTGGGACTACTTAATTGGAAACACTGAGACTGCTGACAACAAGTTTGCTTCCATCACAACCAGCTTCAAG GAGGCAATCCTAGAAGAGCAAGAGAGCCGGAAGGATGACAACATCCATCTGACTCGTTTCCTGCGAGTGCTTGCCAACTTTCTGGTCCTGTGCTGCTTGGCCGGTAGCGGATACCTCATTTACTTTGTGGTGCGTCGCTCTCAGAAGTTTGCCCTTGATGGACTAGAAAACCACACCTGGTGGGAAAGAAATGAg GTAAACATGGTCATGTCTTTACTGGGAATGTTCTGTCCAATGCTGTTTGATGTTATCAGCACCTTGGAGAACTATCACCCTCGAGTCGCTCTACAGTGGCAGCTGGGTCGCATCTTTGCCCTCTTCTTAGGTAACCTCTACACCTTCATCATCGCACTCATGGATGAGATCAACCTGAAA agaaaggaggagatgatagtGAAGTACAATATCACTACGTGGGAAAACAGTTTTAATGGCACGGTATCAGAAAACAGCACAGCTACACCCATCAGCCTCCACCCTGCTGATGTCCCCCGAGGGCCTTGCTGGGAGACCATGGTGGGGCAG GAGTTCGTCCGGCTTATCATATCTGACACAATGACAACCTACATCACACTGCTGATTGGGGATTTCCTGAGAGCCGTGCTTGTTCGATTTCTTAACCATTGCTGGTGTTGGGACCTCGAGGCTGGATTT ccatCCTACTCCGAGTTTGATGTCAGTGGAAATGTTCTGGGTTTGATCTTTAATCAAGGCATGATATG GATGGGAGCCTTCTACGCTCCCTGCCTACCTGCCCTTAACCTCCTCCGTCTCCACATCTCCATGTACCTGCAGTGTTGGGCTGTGATGTGCTGTAATGTACCACAGGAGAGGGTCTTTAAAGCCTCTGGCTCCAATAATTTTTACATGGCCATGTTGCTGGTAAtcctgtttttgtccactctaccTGCCATTTACACCATTGTCACCATCCCTCCATCCTTTGACTGTGGACCCTTCAG TGGGAAGAACCGCATGTTTGATGTGATCCATGAGACGTTGGAGTCTGACTTCCCAGTCTGGTTTAGTAAAGTGTTCAGCTATGCCTCCAACCCTGGGCTGGTGTTACCCTTCATTTTACTCATGGT ACTGGCTATTTATTATTTGCAATCCACATCTAAAAACTACAAAGAAGCTAATGTGAAACTGAAGAAAAAGCTGCAAAtg caaaatgaggaaaacaagaagaaaaacaaaagagcaGCGCTGAAGGCCCAGATGGACCTGGAAGAGGCCAGAAAAGCATCATCACAACAGAAACACGTTTCACCACGGAGGCACCAGG ATGTTAATGAAATCCACTGCAGCAGACAAAGGCACTATTATTCTAAAAATGGGCGTAACCCTGCTCCTCCTGTTGGAGACAGATCACTGCGTCGGTCTGCACCCAGGACCTACCAGCATGTTAACCCCGGTCCTCCTGGTTACCTCCCTGGCCTCCCCCGTCAAAGTGAGACCAGGATGCACAGAGTACCAAGCCTTCAGAGACACTGA
- the tmc1 gene encoding transmembrane channel-like protein 1 isoform X2, with protein MSQDSLDSLVTSENDIDIRLDVDDEYEQERQSGRRRKRRRRSGDKKEKKKKHQRRRSSSSARDGREERQTKKRESSKKQREKHFKERTTERNEEEAQTSSVKATKTNKNINNEKTRKTKTAERETEKRNEKKMDKSPKTIERKESEGKNTDKSKERKKHKKVQNSSDEEKTKEESEEDKEEQEELDKEQEEVRSECLSPEELEKLKEAVDERKKLIQSLRVKPWPMKKKLVSLRESQEFVEKYEGALGKGKGRKIYAYKVIMTKKWMKFERDFENFKTTLIPWEMKIKEIESHFGSSVASYFIFLRWMYGINMILFCLTFGLVMVPEALMGRPYGSIPRKTVPRAEEASAMDFAVLWDFGGYAQYSVLFYGFYNNQRAIGWLKFRMPLSYFLVGVGTVAYSYMVVIRTMARNANESGIGDDNSFNFSWKMFTSWDYLIGNTETADNKFASITTSFKEAILEEQESRKDDNIHLTRFLRVLANFLVLCCLAGSGYLIYFVVNMVMSLLGMFCPMLFDVISTLENYHPRVALQWQLGRIFALFLGNLYTFIIALMDEINLKVRSTLKGDLDRNAPAFITWTVYICQRKEEMIVKYNITTWENSFNGTVSENSTATPISLHPADVPRGPCWETMVGQEFVRLIISDTMTTYITLLIGDFLRAVLVRFLNHCWCWDLEAGFPSYSEFDVSGNVLGLIFNQGMIWMGAFYAPCLPALNLLRLHISMYLQCWAVMCCNVPQERVFKASGSNNFYMAMLLVILFLSTLPAIYTIVTIPPSFDCGPFSGKNRMFDVIHETLESDFPVWFSKVFSYASNPGLVLPFILLMVLAIYYLQSTSKNYKEANVKLKKKLQMQNEENKKKNKRAALKAQMDLEEARKASSQQKHVSPRRHQDVNEIHCSRQRHYYSKNGRNPAPPVGDRSLRRSAPRTYQHVNPGPPGYLPGLPRQSETRMHRVPSLQRH; from the exons ATGTCTCAGGACAGTCTGGACAGTCTCGTCACCTCTGAAAATGACA TTGACATTAGACTGGATGTAGATG ATGAATATGAGCAGGAAAGACAGAGtggcagaagaagaaaaagaagaagaaggagcggggataaaaaagaaaagaagaagaagcatcaGAGAAGGAGAAGCTCATCCTCAGCAAGAGACGGTAGAGAGGAAAGGCAGACTAAGAAAAGAGAGAGCAGCaagaaacaaagagaaaaacattttaaagagagAACTACAGAAAGGAATGAGGAGGAGGCTCAAACATCAAGTgtcaaagcaacaaaaactaataagaatataaacaatgaaaaaacaagaaaaacaaagactgcagagagagaaactgaaaaaagaaatgaaaagaagATGGATAAAAGTCCCAAAACCATAGAAAGGAAGGAGTCTGAAGGTAAAAATACAGATAAAtccaaagaaaggaaaaagcaCAAGAAGGTTCAAAACAG TTCAGATGAGGAGAAAACCAAAGAAGAGAGTGAGGAGGATAAGGAGGAACAGGAGGAGCTAGATAAAGAGCAGGAAGAGGTTAGATCTGAGTGTCTGTCACCGGAGGAACTGGAAAAGCTGAAGGAGGCAGTTGACGAGAGGAAGAAGCTCATTCAAAGTCTGAGAGTGAAACCATGGCCAATGAAGAAGAAACTTGTTTCCTTACG gGAGTCTCAGGAGTTTGTAGAGAAATACGAAGGAGCATTGGGCAAAGGTAAAGGCCGGAAAATATACGCCTACAAAGTTATCATGACCAAG AAATGGATGAAGTTTGAACGAGACTTTGAAAACTTCAAAACCACCTTAATTCCATGGGAGatgaaaataaaggaaattgAAA GCCACTTTGGCTCCTCCGTTGCCTCCTACTTTATCTTTCTGCGGTGGATGTACGGAATCAATATGATATTGTTTTGCCTGACATTTGGCTTGGTAATGGTACCAGAG GCATTAATGGGTCGGCCTTATGGAAGCATTCCTAGAAAGACTGTCCCTCGAGCCGAAGAGGCCAGTGCCATGGACTTTGCTGTTCTGTGGGACTTTGGG GGTTACGCTCAGTATTCTGTCCTCTTCTATGGCTTCTACAACAACCAGCGTGCAATTGGCTGGCTTAAGTTTCGTATGCCTCTGTCATACTTTCTGGTTGGTGTAGGCACAGTAGCCTACAGCTACATGGTGGTCATACGAAC GATGGCCCGTAATGCAAATGAATCTGGGATTGGAGATGACAACAGCTTCAACTTCAGCTGGAAGATGTTCACTAGTTGGGACTACTTAATTGGAAACACTGAGACTGCTGACAACAAGTTTGCTTCCATCACAACCAGCTTCAAG GAGGCAATCCTAGAAGAGCAAGAGAGCCGGAAGGATGACAACATCCATCTGACTCGTTTCCTGCGAGTGCTTGCCAACTTTCTGGTCCTGTGCTGCTTGGCCGGTAGCGGATACCTCATTTACTTTGTG GTAAACATGGTCATGTCTTTACTGGGAATGTTCTGTCCAATGCTGTTTGATGTTATCAGCACCTTGGAGAACTATCACCCTCGAGTCGCTCTACAGTGGCAGCTGGGTCGCATCTTTGCCCTCTTCTTAGGTAACCTCTACACCTTCATCATCGCACTCATGGATGAGATCAACCTGAAAGTAAGATCAACCTTAAAGGGTGATTTGGACCGTAACGCTCCAGCATTCATAACTTGGACTGTGTATATATGTCAGagaaaggaggagatgatagtGAAGTACAATATCACTACGTGGGAAAACAGTTTTAATGGCACGGTATCAGAAAACAGCACAGCTACACCCATCAGCCTCCACCCTGCTGATGTCCCCCGAGGGCCTTGCTGGGAGACCATGGTGGGGCAG GAGTTCGTCCGGCTTATCATATCTGACACAATGACAACCTACATCACACTGCTGATTGGGGATTTCCTGAGAGCCGTGCTTGTTCGATTTCTTAACCATTGCTGGTGTTGGGACCTCGAGGCTGGATTT ccatCCTACTCCGAGTTTGATGTCAGTGGAAATGTTCTGGGTTTGATCTTTAATCAAGGCATGATATG GATGGGAGCCTTCTACGCTCCCTGCCTACCTGCCCTTAACCTCCTCCGTCTCCACATCTCCATGTACCTGCAGTGTTGGGCTGTGATGTGCTGTAATGTACCACAGGAGAGGGTCTTTAAAGCCTCTGGCTCCAATAATTTTTACATGGCCATGTTGCTGGTAAtcctgtttttgtccactctaccTGCCATTTACACCATTGTCACCATCCCTCCATCCTTTGACTGTGGACCCTTCAG TGGGAAGAACCGCATGTTTGATGTGATCCATGAGACGTTGGAGTCTGACTTCCCAGTCTGGTTTAGTAAAGTGTTCAGCTATGCCTCCAACCCTGGGCTGGTGTTACCCTTCATTTTACTCATGGT ACTGGCTATTTATTATTTGCAATCCACATCTAAAAACTACAAAGAAGCTAATGTGAAACTGAAGAAAAAGCTGCAAAtg caaaatgaggaaaacaagaagaaaaacaaaagagcaGCGCTGAAGGCCCAGATGGACCTGGAAGAGGCCAGAAAAGCATCATCACAACAGAAACACGTTTCACCACGGAGGCACCAGG ATGTTAATGAAATCCACTGCAGCAGACAAAGGCACTATTATTCTAAAAATGGGCGTAACCCTGCTCCTCCTGTTGGAGACAGATCACTGCGTCGGTCTGCACCCAGGACCTACCAGCATGTTAACCCCGGTCCTCCTGGTTACCTCCCTGGCCTCCCCCGTCAAAGTGAGACCAGGATGCACAGAGTACCAAGCCTTCAGAGACACTGA